In Carassius auratus strain Wakin unplaced genomic scaffold, ASM336829v1 scaf_tig00000876, whole genome shotgun sequence, the following proteins share a genomic window:
- the LOC113069136 gene encoding amphoterin-induced protein 3 — MTSTSCVVLISLLVRLSGAICPQGCLCISDILNCGSSGLDRFPNPLPFTTSVLDLSHNRLTWLAAGSFYGLPRLHTLHMSHNRISLLSPGAFHNISSLRYLDLSSNKLQVVGKHHFQDLPALEVLLLYNNRLTRVESNTLMGLSSLRKVYFSLNQITDFPFFSIRKHSHPDLVTLDLSSNRLFRLPIDDIVVLPAAVQKGLFLHNNSLECDCSLYRMFWHWEQKGYPSVKDYKDVYKCLMYGEPQISINFLRSAHFFENCTIGKMISLISPKADKVVYEGEQVRLDCTGSLNAEDLSYSWIIPHQENISQLIHNGSLRLNQDGSLDILAAQSLDSGVYQCTAVDNSRMINESREVNLTVVAQRAMEEPFNTGYTTLLGCVVTLVLILMYLYLTPCRCGCCKPPPPSPGISNFGEDRCTLASIFAAPSTDRVKSKAQSDRHVVFLEPLVTGKNGHPKAACVVEQPTIEWDTENFIIRERKDC; from the coding sequence ATGACTTCTACATCTTGTGTGGTTTTGATCTCACTCTTGGTTCGGCTCTCGGGGGCTATTTGTCCTCAAGGCTGCCTGTGCATCTCTGACATACTGAACTGTGGCTCCTCAGGTCTGGATAGATTCCCTAACCCGCTTCCATTCACAACTTCTGTCCTGGACCTCAGTCATAACAGACTAACATGGCTGGCAGCCGGCAGCTTCTACGGGCTCCCAAGGCTGCATACTTTGCATATGTCCCACAACCGCATCTCCTTGCTCAGCCCGGGAGCTTTCCATAACATCAGCAGTCTTCGATACCTGGACCTCTCTTCCAACAAATTGCAGGTGGTGGGCAAGCATCACTTCCAGGACCTGCCAGCCTTGGAGGTGCTGTTGCTGTACAACAATCGTCTAACCCGCGTGGAGAGCAACACCCTAATGGGGCTCAGCAGTCTGAGGAAGGTTTACTTCAGCCTCAACCAGATCACAGACTTCCCGTTCTTCTCGATTCGTAAGCACAGCCACCCCGACCTGGTTACACTGGACCTCTCCTCAAACCGCCTGTTCCGTTTGCCTATAGATGACATTGTAGTGTTGCCCGCTGCAGTGCAAAAAGGCCTGTTCCTGCACAACAACAGTCTGGAGTGCGATTGCTCTTTGTACCGCATGTTTTGGCACTGGGAGCAGAAGGGATATCCAAGTGTGAAAGACTACAAGGATGTCTACAAGTGTCTGATGTACGGTGAGCCTCAAATCTCAATTAACTTTCTGCGCTCTGCACACTTCTTTGAGAACTGTACCATTGGGAAGATGATATCCCTGATATCTCCGAAGGCTGATAAAGTTGTTTACGAGGGTGAACAAGTGAGACTGGACTGCACCGGATCCCTAAACGCAGAAGACCTGTCTTACAGCTGGATCATTCCTCACCAAGAAAACATCTCTCAGCTGATCCACAACGGATCTCTACGTCTCAATCAAGATGGTAGCTTGGATATTCTAGCTGCCCAGTCCCTAGATTCGGGGGTCTACCAGTGCACTGCTGTGGACAACTCGAGGATGATCAATGAATCACGAGAAGTGAATTTAACGGTGGTAGCCCAGCGTGCCATGGAGGAGCCGTTCAACACAGGCTACACCACTCTTCTGGGATGTGTGGTGACCCTTGTCCTCATATTGATGTATCTGTATTTAACCCCATGTCGTTGTGGTTGCTGCAAACCTCCTCCTCCCTCTCCGGGGATCTCAAACTTTGGGGAAGACCGCTGCACTCTGGCCTCTATCTTTGCGGCTCCTTCAACCGATCGAGTCAAGAGCAAGGCTCAGTCCGACAGGCACGTGGTGTTCCTCGAGCCACTCGTGACAGGGAAAAATGGCCATCCGAAAGCTGCATGTGTTGTTGAACAGCCTACAATTGAATGGGACACAGAAAACTTCATAATTAGAGAAAGAAAGGACTGTTAG